One genomic region from Mycobacterium basiliense encodes:
- a CDS encoding GAP family protein — translation MWTTVLILAVMTATEPVRLGVAIFLVTKPRPMVNLLAFWFGGMATGVAVALGVLLLLRDFANALVDSVTSLAATSVVGHIQVAVGVVALLIAALVATGFSVRSPALVTSGGGDASMLLVEEKPTRFARLMTSAQGALESGFPWVAFVAGLSSAGPPPVEYLVALTAIGASGAAIGTQVSATVAYLLVMLAIIEIPLVSNLVNPAKTEATMLALRDWLRTHRRKIISVAVAVAGIALVANGMGSI, via the coding sequence ATGTGGACCACAGTGCTCATACTCGCGGTGATGACGGCAACTGAGCCGGTACGCCTCGGGGTCGCCATCTTCCTCGTCACCAAGCCACGACCGATGGTGAACCTGCTCGCTTTCTGGTTCGGCGGTATGGCAACGGGTGTGGCCGTCGCCCTAGGGGTCCTGTTGCTGCTCCGCGACTTCGCGAATGCGCTGGTCGACAGTGTGACGTCCTTGGCGGCAACCTCCGTGGTCGGGCACATTCAGGTCGCCGTTGGTGTGGTCGCATTGCTGATCGCCGCGCTAGTAGCGACGGGCTTCTCGGTGCGGTCACCCGCGTTGGTAACCTCGGGCGGCGGTGACGCATCGATGCTGCTGGTAGAGGAAAAGCCGACCCGATTCGCACGCCTGATGACCAGTGCCCAGGGTGCGCTGGAGAGCGGTTTTCCCTGGGTTGCGTTTGTGGCTGGCCTAAGCTCAGCGGGGCCGCCGCCGGTGGAGTACTTGGTGGCGCTCACCGCCATCGGCGCCTCGGGGGCGGCGATCGGCACGCAGGTCAGCGCCACTGTCGCATATCTGCTCGTGATGCTCGCGATCATCGAAATCCCGCTCGTGAGCAACCTGGTCAACCCCGCCAAAACGGAGGCGACCATGTTGGCGCTGCGTGACTGGTTACGCACCCACCGGCGGAAGATCATCTCGGTAGCCGTGGCGGTGGCGGGGATCGCGCTGGTGGCAAACGGCATGGGCAGCATCTGA
- a CDS encoding condensation domain-containing protein — protein MTDDRVAYLDHASFLRLRATDLETVGQTLWIYDRKVDMDALQRFNENLGYGLLGRRIERSPLPFGRPRWVVCHDAPDIDVAVMPRPRSEITAWLNERGRILVDPEYGPGWHLGVLPLEDGGTAVSLLISHTLVDGLGGSLAIYEAMNDITRDFGYPPSRSRSRMRRLFIDLWDALRELPEVFRALFACIMILLRRDTGAAGRPATTPPAGDGDEPITIPSITLFCDLSAWDARALDLGGSSNALLVAIATRLAQLMGRVRAADGAVSIVMPVSERTADDTRANALTAITFDLDPDRARTDLQIIRNEIKQGLAALGDTPNELLKPLPLVPYTPKWLARKIEGLALGNSDLPVGCSNLRDLSQGLTRVDGTEADWSSARLFTRGATKGRYERDSGELFLGSGRLHGKIFISICGYQPGAENSNQYLRALAEQALADYSLTAEIIQ, from the coding sequence ATGACGGACGACAGGGTCGCTTATCTAGACCACGCGTCTTTCCTGCGCTTGCGGGCTACCGACCTAGAAACCGTTGGTCAAACTTTGTGGATTTACGACCGCAAGGTGGACATGGACGCCCTGCAACGATTCAACGAGAATCTTGGCTACGGGCTGCTGGGGCGCCGGATCGAGCGTTCTCCGTTGCCATTTGGTCGTCCCCGCTGGGTGGTATGCCATGATGCACCCGACATCGATGTCGCCGTGATGCCACGACCGCGCAGTGAAATTACGGCCTGGCTCAATGAACGGGGAAGGATTCTGGTCGACCCCGAGTATGGACCCGGCTGGCACCTCGGAGTCCTACCCCTGGAGGACGGCGGCACGGCCGTCAGCTTGTTGATTTCGCACACGTTGGTGGATGGCCTGGGCGGTAGCCTCGCGATATATGAGGCAATGAACGACATCACCCGGGACTTCGGGTACCCACCGTCACGATCCCGCAGTCGTATGCGCAGGCTGTTCATCGACCTGTGGGACGCTCTTCGCGAGCTACCAGAAGTCTTCCGGGCGCTTTTCGCCTGCATCATGATCCTGCTCAGACGCGATACCGGAGCTGCGGGCCGACCCGCCACAACGCCGCCGGCGGGTGACGGTGATGAACCGATCACCATTCCATCGATCACACTCTTCTGCGATCTGTCCGCCTGGGATGCCCGCGCACTCGACCTAGGCGGGTCCAGCAATGCGCTGTTGGTCGCAATTGCGACCAGATTGGCTCAACTCATGGGCCGGGTGAGAGCCGCGGATGGCGCGGTCTCGATAGTCATGCCGGTCAGCGAACGCACAGCGGATGACACCCGTGCGAATGCACTCACCGCGATCACCTTCGATCTCGACCCCGACCGCGCAAGGACGGATTTGCAGATCATCCGCAACGAGATCAAGCAGGGTCTGGCCGCTCTCGGAGACACCCCGAACGAGCTGCTCAAACCCCTTCCGCTGGTGCCCTACACACCGAAGTGGCTGGCGCGCAAGATCGAAGGGCTAGCCCTGGGAAATTCGGACTTGCCCGTTGGCTGTTCGAACCTTAGGGACCTCAGTCAGGGATTGACCCGTGTGGACGGTACCGAGGCCGACTGGTCATCCGCACGCTTGTTCACCCGTGGTGCGACCAAGGGACGCTACGAACGGGACAGCGGCGAGCTGTTCTTAGGGTCCGGACGTCTCCACGGAAAAATCTTCATAAGCATATGCGGATATCAACCTGGTGCTGAAAACTCAAACCAGTATCTTCGAGCACTGGCGGAGCAAGCGCTTGCCGACTATTCGCTGACAGCAGAGATAATCCAATAG
- a CDS encoding class I SAM-dependent methyltransferase gives MRIARESKSVTAYYRPTRPEVLRLVPTTAGRVLDLGCGDGAFGATLKDHTGGEVWGIDSDPQAAQHANSIIDHVLVGAVHERIAELPDSHFDAIVCTDTLERLVEPGAALRQLRCKLKPHGVVVAAVPNIRFLPAMGQVLIRKDFPQEDFGTFDRTHLRYFTRRSTVRMFKTAGYTVQRIQGINAWHGALGVLLAVLTLGYFADGLYLQYACVASPSGPHQAP, from the coding sequence ATGCGCATCGCAAGAGAATCGAAAAGCGTCACAGCATATTACCGCCCAACACGGCCGGAGGTGTTGCGGCTTGTACCGACCACTGCGGGACGGGTACTCGACCTAGGCTGCGGGGACGGCGCGTTCGGCGCGACGCTCAAAGACCACACCGGCGGCGAGGTCTGGGGTATTGACTCGGACCCCCAAGCGGCCCAACATGCAAACAGCATCATCGATCACGTGCTCGTCGGCGCCGTTCACGAGCGGATTGCCGAGTTACCCGACAGCCATTTCGACGCAATCGTTTGCACCGACACCCTGGAGCGTCTGGTCGAGCCGGGCGCGGCGCTACGGCAGCTTCGGTGCAAGCTCAAGCCACATGGCGTCGTCGTCGCCGCCGTGCCCAACATTCGCTTTCTACCCGCGATGGGACAGGTACTTATCCGAAAAGATTTCCCGCAGGAGGACTTTGGCACCTTCGACCGAACTCACCTGCGTTATTTTACGCGCCGGAGCACGGTACGAATGTTCAAGACGGCGGGCTACACCGTGCAACGCATCCAGGGGATCAATGCTTGGCACGGGGCCCTGGGTGTTTTACTCGCCGTGCTGACGCTGGGCTACTTCGCCGATGGCTTATACCTGCAATACGCGTGCGTCGCATCACCGTCGGGCCCGCACCAAGCCCCCTAA
- a CDS encoding class I SAM-dependent methyltransferase yields the protein MAMNLVHRLCCNSDRWAKEVRGQVLPWVLADVDLGESTLEIGPGYGAFLRVLVDQAPNLTAIEIDTAMAQRLQDLYGDRARIINGDGTDTALPGNEFSSVVCFTMLHHVPTVDLQDRLFAEAFRVLRPGGVFAGSDGVPSLVFSILHFRDTCNPIAPATLPDRLRTAGFHDAEVEVRAGRQRWRALKPAV from the coding sequence ATGGCAATGAACCTCGTGCACCGGCTGTGCTGCAACTCCGATCGTTGGGCCAAAGAGGTCCGGGGCCAGGTGTTGCCATGGGTGCTCGCCGACGTCGACTTGGGCGAGAGCACGTTGGAGATCGGACCCGGATACGGCGCATTTCTTCGGGTGCTGGTCGACCAGGCGCCCAACCTCACCGCGATCGAAATCGATACCGCAATGGCGCAGCGACTGCAGGATTTGTACGGAGATCGAGCGCGCATCATCAACGGCGACGGCACCGACACCGCACTGCCCGGCAACGAGTTCAGCTCAGTGGTTTGTTTCACCATGCTGCACCACGTGCCGACCGTGGATTTGCAAGATCGTCTGTTTGCTGAAGCTTTTCGGGTACTGCGTCCGGGAGGTGTCTTCGCCGGCAGCGACGGTGTGCCGTCCCTGGTGTTCAGCATCTTGCATTTCCGCGACACCTGCAATCCGATAGCCCCGGCAACCCTGCCGGATCGACTGCGCACAGCGGGCTTTCACGATGCCGAGGTTGAAGTTCGCGCCGGTAGGCAACGCTGGCGCGCACTCAAACCTGCAGTCTAG
- a CDS encoding glycosyltransferase gives MKFALAINGTRGDVEPCAALGRELSRRGHEARIAVPPNLTGLVTSAGLEAVPYGPDTQELVDGEDSYQHDFWKPQHSIKLVREGMADLRQAWSEMATTLMSLADGVDLVLTGMIHQGIAANVAERYDIPLAAMHYLPSRVNGQVIPILPARMNHALISALWWVHWRVTKNPEEMQRRELGLPKATASSTSRILAGRALEIQAYDELCFPGLAAEWEKWADRRPFVGALTLELPTASDDEVLSWIAAGTPPIYFGFGSMPVDSPADTVAMISAACAALGERALICTGANDIDESETPDHVKLVPGVSHAAVFPACRAVVHHGGAGTTAAGMRAGIPTLILWIWIEQPIWLAQIKRLKVGAGRRLAATTKETLISDLRSILAPEYVTRAREVANRMTKPGESATRAADLLENEVSRNYPSRQLRK, from the coding sequence ATGAAATTCGCACTGGCAATAAACGGCACACGCGGTGATGTCGAGCCATGCGCGGCGCTGGGTCGGGAGTTGTCGCGCCGCGGTCACGAGGCACGTATCGCCGTCCCGCCCAACCTGACCGGCTTGGTCACGTCGGCCGGGCTGGAGGCGGTACCCTACGGCCCAGACACCCAGGAATTGGTCGACGGCGAGGACAGCTACCAGCATGACTTCTGGAAGCCCCAACATTCGATCAAGTTAGTGCGCGAAGGCATGGCGGACCTGCGTCAGGCCTGGTCGGAAATGGCGACGACGCTGATGTCTCTGGCAGACGGCGTTGACCTGGTGTTGACGGGCATGATCCACCAGGGCATCGCCGCCAACGTCGCGGAGCGCTACGACATTCCGCTGGCGGCGATGCACTACCTGCCGTCGCGGGTCAACGGCCAGGTCATTCCGATCTTGCCGGCGCGGATGAATCATGCGCTGATTTCGGCACTCTGGTGGGTCCATTGGCGCGTGACAAAGAATCCCGAAGAAATGCAGCGACGGGAGCTAGGTTTGCCGAAGGCGACCGCATCCTCCACGTCACGAATCCTGGCCGGCCGGGCACTGGAGATCCAAGCCTACGACGAGCTTTGCTTTCCCGGGCTTGCGGCCGAATGGGAAAAGTGGGCTGATCGACGACCGTTTGTGGGAGCGCTGACCCTGGAATTGCCGACGGCATCCGACGACGAGGTGTTGTCGTGGATTGCCGCTGGAACTCCGCCGATCTACTTCGGCTTCGGTAGCATGCCGGTTGATTCACCTGCCGACACAGTCGCGATGATCAGCGCCGCCTGCGCAGCATTGGGTGAACGGGCTCTGATTTGCACCGGCGCCAACGACATCGACGAATCGGAAACCCCCGACCACGTGAAGTTGGTCCCCGGCGTGTCGCACGCCGCGGTGTTTCCTGCCTGCCGCGCCGTGGTGCACCACGGTGGCGCCGGAACCACCGCAGCAGGCATGAGGGCCGGTATCCCCACCCTGATTCTGTGGATCTGGATCGAACAACCTATCTGGTTAGCCCAGATCAAACGGCTAAAAGTTGGTGCGGGGCGCCGGCTAGCGGCCACCACCAAGGAAACGTTGATCAGCGATCTTCGCTCGATTTTGGCACCCGAGTACGTCACCCGAGCCCGTGAGGTTGCAAATCGGATGACCAAACCTGGCGAAAGCGCCACGCGGGCAGCCGACCTCCTGGAAAATGAGGTCAGCCGGAACTACCCGAGCCGTCAGTTGCGCAAATGA
- a CDS encoding glycosyltransferase, translating to MLSDVSTGGSTDMGGSRELHFSIIIPAHNEEKYIGATLEHAANLSYPVESFEVIVVENGSSDRTYDHAKQFEGPNIRVFKNDRAGVSAAKNFGIDQLSPLSDWVVFLDADTILKPGFLRDLDAKLRASRKPLAVGTTKVLPLGGGWHARTWFACYDLLHRLGGSYAIQIAKRSLFPTLRFDEHLIMGEDLLLIKQARKLGKFFYVPTPTVYTSTRRFDSVGYWRLYFQWASFEILPRRLQKRRGYKVVR from the coding sequence GTGTTGAGTGACGTCTCAACCGGGGGTAGTACCGATATGGGTGGCTCTCGGGAGCTGCATTTTTCCATCATCATTCCGGCGCACAATGAAGAGAAATATATCGGCGCAACGCTGGAACACGCCGCAAACCTTTCATATCCCGTGGAATCGTTTGAGGTCATTGTGGTTGAGAACGGCTCCTCGGACCGCACCTATGATCACGCAAAACAATTCGAAGGCCCCAACATCCGCGTCTTCAAGAACGATAGGGCCGGAGTGTCGGCGGCCAAAAACTTTGGTATCGATCAGCTTTCGCCGCTTAGCGACTGGGTGGTGTTCCTGGACGCGGATACAATTCTCAAACCGGGCTTTCTCCGCGATCTCGATGCCAAGCTGCGAGCGTCGCGCAAACCGCTCGCCGTGGGTACCACCAAGGTCTTGCCTCTCGGTGGCGGCTGGCACGCGCGCACCTGGTTCGCCTGCTACGACCTGCTGCACCGGTTGGGCGGCTCGTACGCCATCCAGATTGCAAAGCGTTCGCTCTTTCCCACACTCAGGTTCGATGAACATCTGATTATGGGTGAAGACTTACTGCTGATAAAGCAGGCCCGAAAATTGGGAAAATTTTTCTACGTGCCAACGCCCACGGTCTACACGTCGACGCGTCGGTTCGACAGTGTCGGATACTGGCGGCTTTACTTCCAGTGGGCATCGTTCGAAATATTGCCACGGCGGCTGCAAAAGCGTCGCGGCTACAAGGTCGTCCGATAG
- a CDS encoding condensation domain-containing protein: protein MVRVGKVEAGTISDWDPEPGTLVSWQPSPASLTKAAHAPVSPVPPSYMQAHHLRNFRSYAGRGLEMSRLLISAWDMPGRCDIRTMTHVINAHLRRHDTYRSWFEHTEGDHFVRRTLTKPNDIQFVAVQHGELTTQSQWRDHLLSTPTPLDWACFRFSIIQRADHFTFCVAIDHLHCDAMFVGVAFAEIHLMYAALVGGGAPLRLAEPGSYHDYCVRQREHISGLTLESPVIRKWAEFFDNNEGSLPAFPLPLGDKSSPCEMMGVKLMDERQTLAFESACMAAGARFCGGVFAISAVVQHELTGADNYYAIVPIDIRRTEVDFMTTGWFTGFVPITVPTTGESFREIVQAAQESFDSGRDLADVPLDCVMELVPWLQEGQWGAPLLFYLDAGIPPLSAMANSHVEGLRARLCHDGGMMGQIDIRVNRLEKETQLTVLFPNNPVARESVTRYVEALKSAFVRVAEGRDVMPARHRSGSQLHLAYSRRTYEPPAAVPPLTTWRTG from the coding sequence ATGGTCAGAGTAGGGAAGGTTGAAGCTGGGACAATCAGCGACTGGGATCCTGAGCCCGGCACGCTGGTGTCGTGGCAACCATCGCCTGCGTCGCTGACGAAGGCGGCGCATGCGCCGGTTAGCCCGGTGCCGCCCAGCTATATGCAAGCCCACCACCTGCGCAACTTCCGGTCCTACGCGGGCCGTGGTCTGGAAATGTCGCGACTGCTCATTTCCGCCTGGGACATGCCCGGTCGGTGCGATATCCGCACCATGACGCACGTCATCAATGCCCATCTACGTCGGCACGACACTTACCGGAGCTGGTTCGAGCACACCGAGGGCGATCACTTCGTGCGGCGTACCCTAACCAAGCCCAACGACATTCAGTTCGTTGCCGTTCAACACGGCGAACTGACAACTCAAAGCCAATGGCGAGACCACCTGCTGAGTACCCCAACGCCATTGGACTGGGCATGCTTCCGCTTCTCGATCATTCAGCGAGCAGATCACTTCACGTTCTGCGTCGCCATCGACCATCTCCATTGCGACGCCATGTTCGTCGGTGTCGCTTTCGCCGAGATACACCTGATGTACGCGGCACTCGTCGGGGGCGGAGCACCGTTGCGCCTGGCAGAACCGGGAAGCTATCACGACTACTGCGTGCGGCAGCGCGAGCACATCTCGGGGCTCACCCTGGAGTCCCCGGTCATCCGCAAATGGGCCGAATTCTTCGACAACAATGAAGGATCGCTGCCCGCGTTCCCGTTGCCGCTAGGTGACAAGTCGTCGCCGTGCGAGATGATGGGCGTCAAACTGATGGACGAGCGACAGACCCTCGCCTTCGAATCCGCTTGTATGGCAGCGGGAGCTCGGTTCTGCGGCGGCGTGTTCGCGATCTCCGCCGTGGTCCAGCACGAATTGACCGGTGCCGACAACTACTACGCGATCGTTCCGATCGACATCCGCCGTACCGAGGTGGATTTCATGACAACGGGTTGGTTCACCGGTTTCGTGCCAATCACCGTCCCGACCACGGGAGAGTCTTTCCGCGAAATCGTCCAGGCCGCTCAGGAGTCCTTTGACTCCGGTAGAGACCTAGCCGACGTTCCGTTGGATTGCGTGATGGAGCTCGTGCCCTGGCTGCAGGAAGGTCAGTGGGGAGCCCCGCTGCTGTTCTACCTCGACGCCGGTATTCCGCCGCTTTCCGCAATGGCGAACTCCCACGTTGAGGGCTTGCGTGCGCGGCTCTGCCACGACGGCGGAATGATGGGGCAAATTGACATCCGGGTGAATCGGCTCGAGAAGGAAACCCAACTCACGGTGTTGTTCCCGAACAACCCCGTCGCCCGCGAATCGGTTACCCGCTACGTCGAAGCGCTGAAATCCGCGTTTGTTCGAGTGGCCGAGGGACGCGATGTGATGCCCGCCCGGCACCGCAGCGGAAGTCAGCTGCACCTTGCTTACAGCCGGCGCACCTACGAGCCACCGGCAGCGGTGCCCCCGTTGACCACCTGGCGTACCGGCTAG
- the ileS gene encoding isoleucine--tRNA ligase, protein MTDAYPRGGLGADHRGGSPNFPALEGQVLDYWARDDTFRASIEQRDGAPEYVFYDGPPFANGLPHYGHLLTGYVKDIVPRYRTMRGYKVERRFGWDTHGLPAELEVERQLGITDKSQIEAMGIAAFNDACRESVLRYTDEWRAYVTRQARWVDFDNDYKTLDLGYMESVIWAFKQLWDKGLAYEGYRVLPYCWRDETPLSNHELRMDDDVYQIRQDPAITVGFKVVGSEPEGELVGAYLLVWTTTPWTLPSNLAVAVHPDVSYVQVRVGDRRVVLAAARLPAYAREIGEEPEVIATYQGADLLGARYQPPFPYFLDSPNAFQVLPADFVTTDDGTGIVHMAPAYGEDDMAISDKAGIVPVTPVDSKGRFDSTVPDYQGQHVFDANPQIIRDLKKQSGPAAHNGAILIRHETYDHPYPHCWRCRNPLIYRAVSSWFVTVTQFRDRMVELNQQITWYPDHVKDGQFGKWLQGARDWSISRNRYWGTPIPVWKSDDPAYPRIDVYGSLDELERDFGVRPTNLHRPYIDELTRPNPDDPTGQSTMRRIPDVLDVWFDSGSMPYAQVHYPFESKDWFLGGSTGEGEAHYPGDFIVEYIGQTRGWFYTLHVLATALFDRPAFKTCVAHGIVLGSDGQKMSKSLRNYPDVTEVFHRDGSDAMRWFLMASPILRGGNLIVTEQGIREGVRQVLLPFWNAYSFLALYAPKVGSWRTDSAHVLDRYILAKLAVLREDFTASMEVCDISGACEQLRQFTEALTNWYVRRSRARFWEEDADAIDTLHTVLEITARLAAPLLPLITELIWRALTGERSVHLTDWPQATELPADAELVAAMDQVREVCSAASSLRKAKKLRVRLPLPKLTVAVENPQRLAPFADLIGDELNVKQVELTDAIGAYGRFELTVNARVAGPRLGKDVQAAIRAVKAGEGVINPDGTLTAGQAVLQPDEYSSRLVAADPDFTAALPGGAGLVVLDGTVSPELEAEGWAKDRIRELQELRKSTGLDVSDRIQVVMSVPADRVEWARTHRDLIAGEILATSFELGELQGGVDIGDGVRVEIARSG, encoded by the coding sequence ATGACTGACGCTTACCCGCGTGGTGGCCTTGGCGCAGACCACCGTGGTGGTTCTCCCAATTTTCCCGCGTTGGAGGGCCAAGTCCTCGACTATTGGGCCCGTGACGACACCTTTCGGGCCAGCATTGAGCAACGCGACGGCGCCCCGGAATACGTGTTTTACGACGGCCCACCGTTCGCCAACGGCTTGCCGCACTACGGCCATCTTCTGACCGGCTACGTCAAAGACATTGTGCCGCGGTATCGCACCATGCGCGGGTACAAGGTGGAACGGCGCTTCGGTTGGGATACCCACGGCCTACCTGCCGAACTCGAAGTCGAACGGCAACTGGGCATCACCGACAAGTCGCAGATTGAGGCGATGGGCATCGCGGCATTCAACGATGCCTGCCGAGAATCGGTGTTGCGTTACACCGATGAATGGCGGGCCTACGTGACTCGTCAGGCTCGCTGGGTCGATTTCGACAACGACTACAAGACACTAGATCTCGGCTACATGGAGTCGGTGATCTGGGCATTCAAACAGCTGTGGGACAAGGGCCTGGCCTACGAGGGTTATCGAGTACTGCCGTACTGCTGGCGGGACGAGACACCGTTGTCCAACCACGAACTACGAATGGACGACGACGTCTACCAAATCCGGCAAGATCCGGCAATCACGGTGGGGTTCAAGGTCGTCGGGAGCGAGCCGGAAGGCGAGCTGGTTGGCGCATATCTGCTGGTGTGGACGACAACACCGTGGACGCTGCCGTCCAACCTCGCGGTTGCTGTTCACCCGGACGTGTCGTACGTGCAAGTCCGCGTGGGGGATCGTCGCGTCGTGCTGGCCGCGGCGCGGCTGCCAGCATATGCTCGCGAGATCGGCGAGGAGCCCGAGGTGATCGCCACCTACCAGGGTGCCGATCTACTGGGTGCCCGCTACCAGCCGCCGTTTCCGTATTTCCTTGACTCACCCAACGCTTTTCAGGTGTTGCCCGCGGACTTTGTCACCACCGACGACGGCACCGGAATTGTGCATATGGCACCGGCCTATGGCGAGGACGACATGGCGATCAGCGACAAAGCCGGTATTGTGCCGGTCACGCCAGTCGATTCCAAGGGTCGCTTTGATTCGACGGTCCCGGACTACCAGGGGCAGCACGTCTTTGACGCCAATCCGCAGATCATTCGTGATCTGAAGAAGCAGAGCGGTCCGGCGGCGCACAACGGCGCGATATTGATCCGCCACGAAACCTACGACCACCCGTACCCACATTGCTGGCGGTGTCGTAACCCGTTGATATACCGGGCAGTGTCGTCGTGGTTTGTCACTGTGACGCAATTCCGAGACCGCATGGTCGAACTCAATCAACAGATCACCTGGTATCCCGACCACGTCAAGGACGGCCAGTTCGGTAAATGGTTGCAGGGAGCCCGCGACTGGTCGATCTCGCGGAACCGCTATTGGGGCACCCCGATCCCGGTGTGGAAATCCGACGACCCTGCCTACCCTCGCATTGACGTCTACGGCAGCCTTGATGAGCTGGAGCGCGACTTTGGCGTGCGGCCCACCAATTTGCACCGGCCTTACATCGACGAGCTCACTCGCCCCAACCCCGACGACCCCACCGGACAAAGCACAATGCGGCGTATTCCCGACGTGCTCGACGTGTGGTTCGACTCGGGGTCTATGCCCTACGCGCAAGTGCACTATCCGTTCGAGAGCAAGGACTGGTTCCTGGGCGGGTCGACGGGGGAAGGGGAGGCGCACTACCCAGGCGACTTTATCGTCGAGTACATCGGGCAGACTCGCGGCTGGTTCTACACCCTGCACGTGCTGGCCACCGCGCTCTTTGACCGGCCGGCATTCAAAACCTGTGTGGCACATGGAATTGTGCTCGGTTCCGATGGCCAGAAGATGAGCAAGTCGCTACGCAACTATCCAGACGTTACCGAGGTGTTCCATCGTGACGGCTCCGATGCGATGCGGTGGTTTCTGATGGCCTCACCGATCCTGCGCGGCGGTAACCTGATCGTCACCGAGCAGGGCATCCGCGAGGGCGTGCGACAGGTGTTGCTGCCGTTTTGGAACGCCTACAGTTTCCTGGCGCTCTATGCGCCCAAAGTTGGTAGTTGGCGCACTGATTCGGCGCATGTGCTGGATCGCTACATCTTGGCGAAGCTGGCGGTGCTTCGCGAGGACTTTACCGCGTCGATGGAGGTCTGCGATATCTCCGGGGCTTGTGAGCAGTTGCGCCAATTCACCGAGGCGTTGACGAATTGGTACGTGCGAAGGTCGCGGGCACGCTTTTGGGAGGAAGATGCCGACGCCATCGACACCCTGCACACCGTACTGGAGATCACCGCGAGGCTGGCTGCGCCTTTGCTTCCGCTGATCACCGAGTTGATCTGGCGTGCGTTGACGGGTGAGCGTTCGGTGCATCTGACGGATTGGCCGCAGGCCACCGAGCTGCCCGCGGACGCGGAGCTTGTCGCCGCGATGGACCAGGTGCGCGAAGTGTGCTCGGCGGCGTCCTCGCTGCGTAAAGCCAAAAAACTGCGGGTACGCCTTCCCCTGCCGAAACTTACTGTGGCGGTGGAGAACCCACAACGGCTAGCGCCGTTTGCGGACCTAATCGGTGATGAACTTAACGTCAAGCAAGTAGAACTGACGGATGCGATCGGCGCCTACGGTCGGTTCGAGCTCACGGTCAATGCCCGCGTGGCCGGGCCACGGCTTGGTAAGGATGTCCAAGCGGCGATCAGGGCGGTGAAGGCCGGCGAAGGTGTCATCAACCCCGATGGCACCTTGACAGCGGGCCAGGCCGTGTTGCAGCCCGACGAGTACAGCTCGCGGCTGGTGGCGGCTGATCCGGACTTCACCGCCGCACTTCCCGGCGGGGCGGGTCTGGTGGTGTTGGATGGCACCGTGTCTCCGGAATTGGAGGCCGAGGGGTGGGCCAAAGACCGCATCCGCGAATTGCAAGAACTGCGCAAATCCACCGGACTCGACGTCTCCGACCGCATCCAGGTGGTGATGTCGGTGCCCGCCGATCGGGTGGAGTGGGCCCGGACCCACCGTGATCTGATCGCCGGCGAAATCCTGGCCACCAGCTTCGAACTCGGCGAATTGCAAGGCGGCGTCGACATCGGCGATGGGGTGCGCGTGGAGATCGCGAGATCAGGCTGA